The genomic stretch GAGCTTCCTCGGTGTATGGATGATGATGGCACTAGCAATGGCACCCGTTCCACCAACCATTTTTGTCCATCACAACCTATTGTCCTAACCAGTTCATCCAAGTGTAAGATAGaactttctttcttccttttatttATTGTTACCATCAAAAAATGCTAAAAAAAGTAATTTGTCAGGTTAGAAAAACATTTATCATGATCCTGATAGGTCAATAGACAATTTTTATCTATGGATGTTCTTTAATTATGTCAGTCCTATTTCCCTTCATGGTTCAACTGAGAGTGACCTCAGTTACTTCTGTATTAAAATCTCTTCTACAGCGCAAGTTACATTATTGAAGCCTTCATTCAGCAGAAGTAAACGAGCAAATGAAAACAAAACAAGGTGCTCTTCAGGTAAATACATTAGTAAGTTTTTATATGTTGATGGTACCATTGCCAATTCATTTTCTTAAGTAACACCTTCTTTTCACTAGAAAAACAAACTAAAATGTCCCCTTGATGTCTTTTTTGCATCAGAACAATCTTATGCTGACAGTTCAAACAAATCGAGTGAAACTGGCCTACCAAAACCATCACACAGAAGTTCTCCTAAGGCAAGCCATGCTAACCCTATCAATTCATCGAGTGCAATTCTTGTCAATCAAGTCATTCAGGTATGAACTTACCATAAAGAATGCCCGCACCTCTAATCTTGTGTGCTTGGCTAGCTATTATATGCCAATCGAAGCAGTATTTTCACACACGGGCCGTTGTGCCATAGTGTGGTACTATTGTTGGCAGTGGAAAATTAGCTCTTATTCCGACAAAACTCAAAAGGCTTTTCGTATCATTGTATTGATAGAAAGAAAATGTGCAAGGCTTAGCAAGGTAATCCATGGCAAATAACACAAGTGTGCCTCCTTACTTGCAGCTGTTTGGGATCAAAGAAAcacatatttcctttttttcatatCAACCATGCGTCAGAATAACTAGCGATGACATTCCTTTCCGCAGAACCTGAACTTTTTACATGTACGTCCAATTACAGTTCAGGTCACTTCTGATTTTTCGAGGGGCATTTGGGACAATCGGTCGTTGATTACAAGCAACAATGTGAACATATCGCTGATAATCAGCAGCTCCTGACTTGAATACACAGGAGCGTGTGAGCCAAATGAATCGAAAAATTCATGTTTGATTCGGGAAGAGTTCATAGAAGTTCTAAACTTAATAGCAAGATAATATACTTCCATTAAAAGATATATTCCATAAAATGACCCAGCTAAGCCTCACTCATGGGAGCAACCCAACACCATTGATACAATCTCAACATTTCTGGATTCCAAATTCGTGGCCGGGAGGTGCAGCTTAAAATTATTTTCTAGCCAGTTATTTTTGTTGTACCAAGGTTCAATCCTAATAATTCTCTATGTCCTCTCATGATATATTTTCCGATTAAATGTCATTCCTTCTGAAAAATAATTATATCATAGTaatttttttcttatttcaaAGTAAGCCTGATTCGAACTTGGATTGGTACTGGTGCGCATGAGTGTTTTCGGAAACACGAATTTCAGCATAGCCCCATTGTCCTTACAGGTTTCTGTGCATCCTAAAAGAAAGCGCGCCGAGTTTCTGGAGAACAGTGATAAAGGAGAAACTGCAAAAGGTACTACTGTATCAAACTATCAATCAGGAGACTGTTCCACGCATCTCAATTGTAGCAACACGGTTGGGATCTAATCATCCATATTTCCTGCGCAGTGCACCAAAAAGATTGTTGCGAAAGGAGGAACTTGGACACAATAAAGATATGTCCTTTACATTTTCTATACTTATTTGCTATGTGAAAGAATGCTGAAGATTCTGATTAAGTTTATAAAAGTATCAGTATTTTTCTAAAGCAAAATACTGTTTGCATAAGTAAATTTGGATCCTGTGAAAACTATATGGGCATTTGAAAATGGTCAATGGGGGAAGGGACACAGCCACTGATTCCATGCTCTACTACTGTTCTTGTTTTATTTAGTGTCTGCGTGCCGTGAGAAATTTAGACGCTGTGAGTAGCTTATTTATTACTATGCGGTAAAAGCTACGTAGCATACATGTAACACAGTTAGACAATTAAGTTTTTTTGCGAGTAAGTAAATGTAGATGCTGCAAAAATAAAGATAGAATATCCGAACATGGATCGAGGAAGGAGAATCATTATTTGCATCAGTTTTACAGCGTACCATCCGAATAGAAGCTGTTATCGTAGGAATTTAAGGAATTTGTGATACTTTGTGGCTGGCACTGCACATCCCATAGCTTGTGAACAGTAAGCCTACGGAATATTTGTACAGAGTAGCTGAATGTGCACACATTTTGGTCTCAGTCGCCAGTTGCTGGTTCAGTAGCTAACTCAGATATTGTTATGTTCACAGTAAAGACTATACGACAGATGTCCCACATGACACAAAATTAATGCTGGATATCAAGGATGTGCTTAGCGCAAAAACAATAGAGACAAAAGCAAAGTCTATGGTTGGCAAGGATGAGATAAACGCcacgacaaaatcaaaaagaaaGCCAGCAGTTGTCAAAGAGGAGTTAACTAAAAAGGTTAAGttacctttttttctttttatgtatGATAATCTCTGGATATCATTCAATTTTACATGAGGTGATTTAAACAATGAAGTGTGTTCTCGGATTAAATTCCTACAGGCGATAGATCATCAGAAGGATGTTACTCAAAAGGTGGCAAAGGCAAAGACAGTACTTGCTAAGGATGAGCTAACTTTAACAGCGAAGACACAAACAAAACCCGATGTTAACAAGAACGAGTCAGCTGAAAAGGCGATAGATCATCAGAAGGATGTTACTCAAAAGGTGGCAAAGGCAAAGGCAGTGCTTGCTAAGGATGGGCTAACTTTAACAGCGAAGACAAAGACAAAACCCGATGTTAACAAGAATGAGTCAGCTGAAAAGGTGACTGTAATTTCATATTATTTTGGCAGAGGACAAGCATACATGCTGTTCTTTTAGATATTCATTAAGTTAATAGCTTGACATCAAATACTTTCAGGTCATAGATCATCATAAGCGAGGTGAGATGCGTCTTCTTACAGTTGCTGAGCTGAAGTGCTTCCTCAGTATAAAAAAGCAAAAGTTGGAGGTACAAAGGAAGTGCTTATCCAAAGAGCAACTGAACTCCTTTCTTGAGATAGCCTTAAATGTGCAGTAATGCGTCGCAACATGGTGTAGATTCAGGCTGCTTCATCTACTGTGTGTTTATATTATATGCGGTCAGCATGATATTGGAAGTACTCTCAGCAAACATGATATTAGATCATTAAGAGGTATTTACTTATATAATCGGTAGAATTGTTGATATCAAGCTGCTGTGCATGATATTTTGGGAAAACGGAACAATTTTGCCTCTGGATGCATCGATAGATAACCCTTCCAGAAGTCACCTACTCCCTCCGGTCAGATTAAATGGACGCGAGTGAGAATCGTTTTTGGCAAACATCCTGGTACGGATCGCGTCGATTAAACACATCCAGAGGTAGTATTTCTGAGTTCAGAAGTTGCTGCTGCTCAGTATCAGGCTCGACAAGATCTTGGATCACCAAACCTGTTCATCTATTTATAATGTCATCAGGGGAGCTGAGTACTGCCACCACCACTGATGTAATACATCCACGGAAACTGGAACATGATCACCCAGACGCAGGTTTATGCCCATATGAGCCAGACAGAATTCAGATGGCCAGTTAGTGCTAAGCTGATCACAGTCGCTAGCAACAAAGCACTATAGGCACATGATTTATAGTCATCAGCAGCTGGCAACAACTTTGACCTTCCGATTAGAGCACAGCTTCACTATAGGCACATGATTTATAGTCTAGAACAAATCAACAGCCCATGATCTATAGTAAAGATACGTGCCTACGTGTACCAAACATAAACACCAAGTACATCCTTACTGATAGTAGGAAGTCCATACATCATTTCATTACTAGACATACATTGTCTGATATGCCCACCAAATGGGAAAATAGTCACTGCCAATTGTTTAAGATGCTGGAAACAAAATGTGGCATAATTTCACAGCACAAGCAAACACTATTTAAGAACTCTGCAGGAGGCAAAGATAATCCGATAGTAACATAAGTTTAACGGTAGCGGCGAAGGGAAACGGTTTGGTTGCGCTTCCAGGTCGCTCTCCTTGATGGCCTGTTCTTGTGGTGCCGGGTACCCTTGCCACGCAGGCCACGGAACTTCTTGCCAGCAGATGTGAGACCACGAAGCTCACGGTGCTTGTGCACAGGGTTGCAGAGCCAGTTGATCCTTGGGTCGTTGCGGACAGCATTGTGAGCAACATCCACGAGTATCACCTCAAAGTACTTGTAGGTCGAGTCCTGTGTTAAGAGAGAAAATTTAAGTGTGGCCACGGTAGCGTAGTGAAAAGGTGGACCATGGTACGATCATTAAACATATATCTGTAAGAATTATGTACCTCATTCACCCAGTACGAGTTGAGCACCCTCAGACCACCCAACCTGCGTCCAGCTCTCTCCTCAGCAACAGACCTCTTGTTTCTCTGGAACTTGAGCTGGGTAATACCCTGGTGCTTGGGCTTGCCATAAACAATACCCTTGGGCACAGGTCTCTTCCTGCCACCACGCCTGACACGGATCCGGTAAACTACATACCCCTAGAAGACACAGCAGAGAATATTATTATTCCTCAGATGTTAAGCAAATTGGCCTCGTGTTTCAAGCAAAACCCAGAAATAAGTGTACAGAAAGGATGGCGCATCACATGGGACAAATCAGCCAACTGCATAACCAGAACCAATAATATAAGAAAAATACAATTGATTACTGACAGACAAACTTCCGCCATTGAAGAAGGCCTAAGGAGCAGCCAACAATAGAAGCAAACAACTAACACTAGCTAAATGGAACAGAAACTCACTTGTAAGTTGTAACTGCACTGGTTATCAAACCAGCAGAGCCAATACCAAGTGCAAGATAACACACATAACCCAGTAAAATTGTTTTAAACTGTATCCAGTAACATCAATAATGAAATCTCTGAAGAACGCTACTGAAATATTACATCCAAAAACTATTATTGCTGTAGCTAACAAGCATGCTCCTCCCAGCAAGTTCAATGAATCCAATGACTAATAA from Lolium rigidum isolate FL_2022 chromosome 4, APGP_CSIRO_Lrig_0.1, whole genome shotgun sequence encodes the following:
- the LOC124647485 gene encoding uncharacterized protein LOC124647485 codes for the protein MAKDQSLNLDFRTPKPAVFCSSSAKVHELPRCMDDDGTSNGTRSTNHFCPSQPIVLTSSSKSQVTLLKPSFSRSKRANENKTRCSSEQSYADSSNKSSETGLPKPSHRSSPKASHANPINSSSAILVNQVIQVSVHPKRKRAEFLENSDKGETAKVHQKDCCERRNLDTIKSKDYTTDVPHDTKLMLDIKDVLSAKTIETKAKSMVGKDEINATTKSKRKPAVVKEELTKKAIDHQKDVTQKVAKAKTVLAKDELTLTAKTQTKPDVNKNESAEKAIDHQKDVTQKVAKAKAVLAKDGLTLTAKTKTKPDVNKNESAEKVIDHHKRGEMRLLTVAELKCFLSIKKQKLEVQRKCLSKEQLNSFLEIALNVQ
- the LOC124708057 gene encoding 60S ribosomal protein L15-2; protein product: MGAYKFVSELWRRKQSDVMRFVQRVRCWEYRQQPAIVRITRPTRPDRARRLGFKAKQGYVVYRIRVRRGGRKRPVPKGIVYGKPKHQGITQLKFQRNKRSVAEERAGRRLGGLRVLNSYWVNEDSTYKYFEVILVDVAHNAVRNDPRINWLCNPVHKHRELRGLTSAGKKFRGLRGKGTRHHKNRPSRRATWKRNQTVSLRRYR